The nucleotide sequence CATATTTTTTTAATTATACAAACATTGAATTATAAAAATATGCATATGATTATTGAAATGTTTGTAGCACTAAAATAACATTTATGAATTGTGGTGTTAAAAATATTCATTTCTTATTGTACAAATATTATTATAATTTCACAAATATTATTTTACATATATATGtatatttttaaaaatatatgTGAACAGTTTAGAAAAGTAATTTTTTTCTATGTATAATAATATTTATACTTCACGAAAATTTAAACATTATTTTTATTAATTAGGTTAGAATTTACATACATACAAATATCTAAATAAAACAAAGAGGAGCAAATTGGTCGCACTGACGGTAGCCCATTTCAGCCCCACAAGCGCCTCTATTGGACTACATTAACCTAACTATCCATATTGaagtgtttctcaaaaaaaaactatCCATTTGAAGTTGTTAATTTGAGGAACCAGTAGGAGCACTACCTTTTCTTATAGAAGGAAAACAGAAGCGCAATTTACAGGGGGCGCACGTTTTTAGGGAACGTGGCAAAAACCAAGAAATGGCCCATATACATGAACCATGTAAGACCTAGCAGATACTCAGCCTATGCCGACAGATGGCAAGGCCCCAACGAAAGCCATATCCCGTTGCTTAATGGCCTCGAAAGCTAGTAGAGCAACCTCGCGATGAGTCATCCGTTGTCATGTGAAAACGCGTCTGTTTCTCTCTTTCCAGATAGCCCAAATTGTGTAGATGATCCTCCCGCTCCTCCGTCTCCGAATTTGGGATGGCTCATCTACTAGCATCTTGTCCCACCAGTCAGAAAAAATGCCTGGCTTAGGCAAGAAACCTGAGATGGCGAGACCCTCGTTTGTCCAGGTGTTTACCTGGATCCAAACTGCGACCGCGAAGGGACAGTCCTTGCAAAGATGGGTTGCTGTTTCTGGCTGCTGAAGACATAGCTGACACCTTGGGTCATGTGGCCAGCCGCGAATAGCCAACATATCTGCGGTGAGGATTCTACCATGCAGGACTAGCCACGCAAAGAATTTGCACTTGGGCTCGGTGTAAGCAGACCAGACCTTTGAAGAGTCAAATCTTAGGTGTGAGCCAAAGAACTGCGCCGCATAGGCCGATGCGGAAGAGTAGGCTCCATTAGTGGTCAGGTTCCAGGAGATTGTGTCATCTTGATCTGGCAGCAGAACTGTCTGGCTGATCCATCCCCATAGAGTGACAAATTCCCCCAGTTGTTGCAGGGATCGAATGCTAGCGACTGCTCTGATCCAGTTATCATTTGTCAACTCCTGATGCACGGTCCTATTTTTTCTTGAAGCTGTTTTGTAAAGCTCCGGCGCAAGTAGCGTTAGAGGGCCCCTTCCACTCCAGTTGTCATGCCAGAAAAGTGCCTTGCGGCCATCTCCCAAAGTTATGGCTGTGCTTGCGCGAAAAAGGTTCATATCAGCCTGGTCGCATGGCAGGTCAGTGCCCACCCATGGCCTCTCTGGGTCTGTCCATTGTAACCAGGGCCAGCGAAGGCGGAGGGCGCGACCAAAACGCTCAAGGTCTGCGATTCCCAGGCCGCCCAACCTCCTTGGACGACAGACGGTCTTCCAGTTAACGAGGGAGTGccctccagaagtttgcgtttgatccTCTTTCTGCCATAGAAACCCGCGAATGATCTTCTCAACTTTTCGCAGGATCCATTTCGGCAGGCTGAGAGCGGTGATGTGGAAAGTCGCCATAGCTGTTAGAACTGATTGAGCCAGAGCGACCCTGCCGGGCTTATTTAGTAGCTTTCCTTTCCAACCCGGCAGTCTACCCGCAATCTTGTCGATGAAAGGTTGGAGGTCAACCCTCCGGAGCCGACGATAGTGCAATGGAAGTCCGAGGTAGCGTCCTGCGAAGCTGGCAATCTTGGCGGGGAAGACGGTGAGTATGTCCCTTAGGTCAAAGTCCCCGCACCGTATCGGAAAAACCTCGGTCTTTGACAGGTTCGTGATTAGGCCACTAGCCTCCCCAAAGGCTTTCAGTATGGCCGAGATCGCCCGCATAGGTGAATGGTATAGTGGCCTGGACCAACTGTGACCTAACCAAGGGTCACGTGCTCGAGACGCCAAGCCTCCTGTTTTCTTTAATTTTAGTATGTACACATGGAACCCATTGGCAATAGAGTCGTAAAAAAATTGAAATGCCACCTTTCCAGCATCAATAAggttttttataagaaaaaaacttgatgggtttttcaaaaaaaaactggcCACACTTACTCTCTTTGCCATCCTGACGGCGGGACCATGCCATGTTGGCGCACCTAGTCAGTGGCTCGGGCATACACAACCGAGATTTGCACCGTATTTGCATGCCAGAGCCAAGTTATTACACCAGTTCAATGTGTACCGCAAGTTCTAGCACTAAAGTGACCGTTCACGCTAAGTTCAAGCACCACCGGTGTAATTGACTCATTTGAAAAAGGCCCAAGTGAAAATTATTGACGCAAGAACACTTTCATCCAAGAATTACCGATAGTTAGAGCAACTCTAACGTGGCGACCCAAACGAAAACGCGCTTTGTCCGTTATTCGTGACAAACGGACGCGTTCGTTTTTTTTAATGGGTCGATTTGAGCGCCCAACAAAAATGGATACAAATTTGCACGCGAAAAAAACAAAATAAACCACATGTTCCACAAATAACAAAAATTAAAACTTAATTTACAATAACTGGACAGTCAACCGCCGGCCAAAGTCCACTTACACTTAATTAAACAttcataaaaacaaaaacaaaaaatggcACCCGCACGCAGCCCTAGACGTCGGCCTTGTCCTTGCCCTTGCCGCcgtcatcgccgccggtgaggtcaATGAAGACGGGAGGCGGGCCGACCCAACCGAAGGCGGCTTGATACGCCGCCAGGCATACTTGGGCATACGCCGCTGCGCTGGCGTGAGCTGCGCCCGCCGCCTGCGCACCTCCTCGTCGTGCACCCGTTGTGTCCGCGGCACCGCTGGCACCGGGATCCGCTGCGGCTCGAGATGGCAGTGGTGTGGCAGCGTGACGTCCGGGTACGGCAGCGGCTGCCTGAACTCCCAGTGCCCCCGCGCTTGGTGCATCAGGATGTGTAGACGCTACCGACCTGCTGAGTGGGCCGGCGTCGGCGGTGAAGGAGGAGCACGGGAGGATGAGGCGCCTggggtgcccttgcccttgcctCTATCGGAGATGCTGCTGAAAAGGCCCAAGGCTAGGGTTTGGGTTGTCACCAGCGAGGAAACGGGAAGGTGGGGGGGGATGTGGATGGAAGTGGATGAGGCCCCCTCCCCCCGCACGCGCGGGTTAAAAAAGCTTCTTCCACTAGCTGATTAGTAGGCCCGTTGTCGGTGGTGGTCATAAATTAGACGGCGGGCGGTAGTTGGGTGGCCGTCAAGTGGGACCACGACGGACACCGAGGGGGCGCGCCCCGCGTCCGCACCGACGCATTTTAGGCGCAATTTTGGACCGAAAATGGTCCACGCGGATGCGAAGCGAACGAGTTTTGGGTTTGAGTCGGCGTGTTGAGCCTTCATTTTTGTCCGCGCCGATCCAAACGAATACAGCCGGACGATTTGGGTCGCCCCTTGGAGCTACTCTTAGCATTTTTATTTTTCGAGGAAGAAACATGAATATTTTTACCCAAATTAGAATGCGTCTAGGAATATTTTTACGTATGATTTTTTTTCTATATATCAACAACTTTCGTAAAAGTGGGTTGTGTCTAAGATTGGTTTAGATGTGCACATAGTTATGTCACAGCTAAGATAACATTAAAAACTGTTTGTGGCCCATATTATTCGGTCTCCATATATGTCTCCCTGTAAGCGAGACAGAGGGCAAGCCTCGTGTCGGTGAAGCTCCGAATGGGCAGGCCCAGCTGCGTGGCAGGCTACAGCCTCCTTTTTCTGccttttttagtttttagttttattTGTTTACTTCcatttatactttaaaatattaaaaatatttattgccaaaaaactatataaaaactttgaaaaatgttgaaaaagaattttgaaaaatataaaatgtATATAGAGAAAATATGtatcatgtatacaaaaaatgtatagaAAATTGATCATGTATTCGAAAattgttaatcaagtatttgaagaACATtcgaacaagtatttaaaaaatgttgacaatGTATTAGGAAAACTGTTAAACTTGTATTTGGAATTTTTAATCaagaattaaaaaaatgttaaatatgtacaaaaaatgttgaccatgtattaaagaaTGTTAATCTTGAATTTAAAATATGTTACAGGTGTATTAGAAAAACGTTTTGGACGTGTACAAGAAATGTAGAAATGAAACCGAGAAGAAAAAAACAATGAAAGCGAAAAGATAAAGAAAAAAGgtacaaaaaagaaataaaaaataaaaccgaaTAAAGAAATGCAAAACGTATGGAAAACAGATaaagaatgaaaaaaaaacatgaaaaccaagaaaactgaagaaaaacaagaaaaaagaatgaaaaaaaagaGAAGCACCGAAAGAAAACAGGTgaaaacaaagaagaagaaaaatgaaagaATGAAAAAACTAGTGAAACCCGAGAAGAAAGGAAgataaatattaaaaaaaatcaaagaaactaatgagaaaacaaaaaaaaatctagaaAACCAGCGAACACGTGCGCGCTTCTCTTCTTCTCCCCGGAACCATTCCCCCCATTTCCACCCGGaatcccagccgccgccgccatccgatTTTACCCCACCTGCTTCTGCTCGGTGCTGCTCCTCGCTAGATCTATCTGGTAACTAAATCCTCTTCTGCTTCTTTATGGTGGAGATTGTCTACCTTTCAAGTTTCCGTCGCCGCTCGCTTGCTAAAAAGTTGCGTCTTTTGTACGGGGGCAATGGGGATTTGCAGCCAGCTGAGGCAATGGCGGCCGCACCAACCGGCGTTGAGGTTCCGAAGCCCTTGAGCGCCCCTGTTCTTCCGTCCATGGCGGCCGCGCCGACCCGCGTTGAGGTTCCGACGCGCTTGGCCGCCCCTGTTCCTCcgtccatggcggccgccggcTGGTCCTCGCTCCCGACCGACCTCGTGCGCCGCATCGCCGACTGCCTCCTCGACACCAACGACGTCGACTGCTATGTGGACCTCCGCGCCGTCTGCCACAACTGGCGGTCCGCCACCGAAGACCCTAGGACCGACGCGTCCGACCCCCGCTTCTACCCGCGCTTCTGGATAGTCCTCGACGACGACGGGGCCTTCCAGAGCGACGGCTGCCGGGTCTTGGTGAACACCGCCACCGGCCGCTTCCTCCGCAAGCAGCTCCCGCTGCCCCGCCACTACTACGTGGTCACCACCACTGTCAACGGCTTCTTCGTCCTGGCCGACAGGAGCCCACCTCACGCCGCTCGCGTCCTCAACCCTCTCACAGGCGCCGTGGTCGTTTTCAAGGCGCCCATGCCCCGGGACGCGTCCGTTGCCGTTTTCTTCTCCTGTGGCGGCACTGCGCACAATCTCACCGTGCTCTGCGACTCAACTCGTAAGTATTACACGGCTGTTCCGGACAGGGAAAGTTTCGTCGCCGGGGACATCGACGATGTTTTTTACCATTATATGAGGAAGGTGGTGGTCGGCATTGTCTACTCCAATGGTGCTGGTTGGGTATCCGTGGCGCAGTCTAATGTCATCATGGAGTATTTGCTCGATTTGTCAGAGAAGCTTCAGATTGATTTCGTCAAGTTTTTCTCTGTCGACCCTCTTGGAGATCACAGCGACGTCCGTTGTTTCCTACTGCATTTTGGTGGGGAAGTCTTTTTCATCACAATGGCATTAGAACGCATTGCGCTTCTCGGCATGGAGCCAACGGAGAAACAGGCGCTCACGCATGTGAAGACCGTGGGCAGGTACGCCATCTTCATCGGCCATCAAAGGTGCCTGGTTGTTGATGCCGCTAAGTTCCCATCCGTCGAGGCAGACTGTGTCTACTACACCCAAGACGTTGGTAAATTTGCTTTCATCTGGAAGCACAACACCAGAGATGGGAAAGACGAGAGGGTGTATGATGACATCAATTTCGTCAAGGAGGACAAGCAGTTTGTCTTCTCCGGCCGCCGTCCTTTCACCATCATCCAGCTTCTCTCGAGCTACACCATCAACCTCAGTAATTCTGAATTTGTCTGACAGGAAATCTCGGAAGGCGCCGACAACTCTACTTTATCTAGTTTAACTCGCTCCCTTCCACTACAGGTCTTTTGTGTTGCCCTGACTTGTTCCAGGCAGGAAACAAGTTGACTCTAGGAGTGTAGTTTAGATCACCTGTGCTGGAATGAACTACTGTAAGCTGCTTAATTAGCACATGGTATCGACCTAATGCTACATCCATTGTTATTGGTGCTATCTATTGTCTCTGTGTGCTCTTGCCTCTTCCCTTGCATTACTACTTAGCAATGCAATCTGGTTTGTTTGCTGCTGAAATTTTCGCTCAATTTTAGCCCGTTTTCTGAGTTCTCACTCTGCTGTTCTCTGTTGGCCTTATTAATTTTTCAGTGTCTTGTTCCAGTGAAGAAAAATGTTTTAGAATTGCGCTCACCGGTCTTCTGTGGAACATAACATGATGCCATGTCCATATGTAAAGTTTCATCTACTTCTGTGTATGCTTCACCCCCTTATACTATCTACTTGCTTTTGTGACACAGTCACCGTTgctactaagggcatctccagccgcgcccccaggaaggcctccccaggcgattttttcgcgccggcaccaaaaaaacggcccagtcgcgccccgaggagcccgattttcgccggcctgggccgaaaacagcgccgacggacccaggccgaacccggcgcactggggggcgcccgggggcgccgggacGAACTGTTTTGGCGAgaaacagccgcgggcccgccgcgtcagcgacacggcgcctcgtcttcccccaacggcctcggttcccgcggggaatcaatgccaaggctgccgccggtcagccttgccattgattcctcacgggcggcgcgtcacgggacggcgcgccgacgcctcccctccctcgcacgcgtacacacgggtgcggcgcggctatatagccggtggcctgcactcgcctgtgcccacaccagccccacccctcgccgccgcccagctcctccctctccctacctctcccgagcgccgccgcccagcccctccctctatctctctacctctcccgagcccgtcgccatggcggaacgctaccccggagacgaggcggcggccaacggcttcggccgccgttcgctccgcgaacaggagtcctgactCCTGTTTCAGGCGAAcatccggcgccgccggacatgcgcgccgggccgacggggtggaggctcagcgccaggggagtgcccattcccccattgcccgacgccgtggcgaagccgacgtacttcgccgaggaagtcgaggtcgtgcgcgcctccctcaccgacgcccaactctccctcccccagtacgccgccgacaaccacgcggcttgggcggcgtatttcgagcgccgccagcagcagcacttggcgtccatcaacggcgcgccggtggttggcggccggcagaacagcgaggggcgccacctgtggtggggcgtccccggccgcacactcgagggcgtgctgatgtacctcgagggcggcaacgacccgccgttggcgtacccagCGAGGGCGAccgccccggcgcagcaccgacgcgccgggccatgggcgccaaggaggttcgggtcctcctccttttcttcctcctcccgatctttatcgcactcctccggcactccggccctgctcggcgtcaaggccgagcccgcggcagagacgccgctcggccggcgcacccgcagcgccagcatcgtcatcaacgagggcgttcggcgcgcctcctcgtcggctcctcctccgcgcttcatcaagccaaagacggagccggggctcgcgccggtgaagacggagccggggctcgcgccggtgaagaaggaGCCGGCCGCGCCGGTGACGACGGAGCTCGACGACGATGAAGTGGCCCTGGAATGGACGCGCAGGGACTCCATAGCGATGGAGAAGGAGcgcctggagaaggcgaaggagcgccagcgcgccgccctgcttTGCTTCGCGGAACGTCGACGCGGCCGTGACGAAGGCGGAGTCGTCGTCatctgcgacagcgacgacgacgacgacgatgcgccgccaccagtccgccatggcgacgccgggcaggggtccagtagGGGcgtccgcgtcaaggaggagaaggccgacgacgacgatggcggcgacttcagcccctttcttttttagattaggttaatgtaatgaaaatgcgcaaatttcgccgaaatttgccatgtttgaccgaaatttaactagtttttatcataacttcgccgaacggttttttttattattttaataCGCGCACGGGGACGGCcctgggggccgacggctggggaccgactcgc is from Triticum aestivum cultivar Chinese Spring chromosome 3A, IWGSC CS RefSeq v2.1, whole genome shotgun sequence and encodes:
- the LOC123059228 gene encoding uncharacterized protein; the protein is MAAAPTGVEVPKPLSAPVLPSMAAAPTRVEVPTRLAAPVPPSMAAAGWSSLPTDLVRRIADCLLDTNDVDCYVDLRAVCHNWRSATEDPRTDASDPRFYPRFWIVLDDDGAFQSDGCRVLVNTATGRFLRKQLPLPRHYYVVTTTVNGFFVLADRSPPHAARVLNPLTGAVVVFKAPMPRDASVAVFFSCGGTAHNLTVLCDSTRKYYTAVPDRESFVAGDIDDVFYHYMRKVVVGIVYSNGAGWVSVAQSNVIMEYLLDLSEKLQIDFVKFFSVDPLGDHSDVRCFLLHFGGEVFFITMALERIALLGMEPTEKQALTHVKTVGRYAIFIGHQRCLVVDAAKFPSVEADCVYYTQDVGKFAFIWKHNTRDGKDERVYDDINFVKEDKQFVFSGRRPFTIIQLLSSYTINLSNSEFV